A segment of the Desulfitobacterium dehalogenans ATCC 51507 genome:
ATGCTGATTATCCGCGGGAGTATGGGCGTCTGCCTCTGCTCCGTACTTGTTTACAAACTCAGTGCCCTTCTCTGCATTCAGTATAGCCTTGGGTCCTCCCACACAGCCGCCGGGGCAGCCCATGCCCTCATAGAAGTTTGCCTTAATCTCGTTGTTCATAATATCATTGAGGAGGGCCTTGCATTCTTTAACTCCATTAGCTTGAATGGATTTAATCTTCACCGGCTTATCCGGCCGAATACGGTTTAATGTATCGGAGATAGATTTGGAGACTCCGCCAGTGCGGGCATAGATCCTACCGCTGGTGGAGGAGTGTTCACTGGGTATATCCTCCATCTCTGAGGGATCAATATCCGTGGCCTCAAAAATTTGCTTAAGCTCGTGAAAAGTCAATACAGCATCCACCGCGTCTCGAATGTCCGGTTCCTTGGCTTCAGCTTTTTTGGCAATGCAAGGACCGATAAAGACCGTTTTGGCATCGGGATGCAGGCGTTTAATACTCCTCCCACAGGCTACCATAGGGGATACCGAGGGAGAGATATGAGGAACCAGGGTATCATAGACCCTTTTTACCATCCCTACCCAGATTGGGCAGCAACAACTGGTAAGGACAAAATCCTTATCCGTTTGAACGTGCTTGTCAAATTCCAAGGCTTCCTTTAAGCTCAGAACATCAGCAAAAAGTGCTACCTCAATCATCCCATAAAAGCCGAGATGCTTCAGAGCAGCACGAAGTTGCCCCATGGCCACATCACCACCAAATTGCCCGATAATCGCCGGAGCTACCATAGCAAAGACAGGGATCTCCTTAGACTGGAGGATTTCCACCAGAGGAATAAACTCCTTTTTATCCACTAAACTGTCTAAAGAGCAGGTCTCGATGCATTCTCCGCAATGGGTGCAGTTCCGGTCCTGAATGATCACATTACCTTCCATATCCCGGACTACTGCATTAAAGAGACAGGAGGCTTCGCAATTATGATCCTCTTCAGAACACCCTCTATTGCAGGATTTAATCTGGAAGACGACCTTATCCGGATCACCTTTACCTAAAGCATATTGGACATACTGCTTGGTATGCTCATCTCCGGAGGATTCCAGGGAATCGATTTCCTCCTGGAGCTTTCCCTGATAAGAGGCTTTGACCAGACGGCCGAATATTTCTTCATAGGTTAGATTGCTCATCATGTGCCCTCCCTTTTAAGCAAAATTAGTATGCCCCTAACCTGCTTTGGGAAATCATCTGAGATTATTATCTTTTGTTTTTTTGTTTATTTTGGTGTTGAAAAAGTTTTTGCCTTATGCTATTATAGATTTTGTCGCAAGACAAGCCGATGTAGCTCAATTGGTAGAGCAGCTGATTTGTAATCAGCAGGTTACAGGTTCGAGTCCTGCCATCGGCTCCATTTCTTAAAAATGATTAAGACCATTTCTTAAAGCCTATGAATTCTGCTTGATGCAGGCTGAATTATTGGTTTTAAGAAATGGTCTTTTGTTATAATTTCCCTCTTGCTGAGCAAGAAAAGATAGATTTTTATTATTGTCATAAGGTATAGTTAAGGAGAAGCATCTGTATCACAATTAAATTAAAAGGGAGGATATGAATTGGATTCTGAAAAAGTTGTCAATATGGTTCCTAAAATGAAAATGGGCAAAAACTTCATTGCCTTTGGCATTGTGATTGTATTTCTTGTTATCCTGGCACTGGACGCCTTTGTCATCGTGAACGCAGGCCAAAGAGGTATTGTTCTGCAATTAGGGGCTGTTCGCCCAGTCGTCTTGACAGAAGGATTACATTTTAAGATTCCCTTCGTTCAAGACGTAATCCCTGTAGAAGTGCGTGTCCAAAAATCCCAATCCGAGCAAACAGCCGCTTCAAAAGACCTGCAAATTGTCACGACAACCGTTGCGGTTAACTTTCACCTTGACCCTAATCAAGTGAATAAGCTCTATCAAAACGTCGGATTATCTTATGGAGAACGAATTGTCGATCCAGCCATCGGTGAAGCAGTCAAAGCAATCACAGCCCAATATACTGCTGAAGAGCTGATCTCCAAACGTTCAGAAGTTAGTGCCAAGATCAAAGAGACTCTCTCTTCAAAATTAGCAACTTACTATGCGGTTCTAGACGAAATCAATATAACTGAATTCAAATTTAGTCAGGAATTCAATAACGCAATTGAACAAAAACAAATTGCTGAGCAGCAAGCTTTAAAAGCTAATCTTGATCTGCAAAGAATTGAAATCGAGGCCAAGCAAAAAGTAGAGCAGGCAAAAGCTGAAGCAGAATCTCTACGACTCCAAAAGCAAGAAGTTACTCCTGAACTTGTAAAACTAAGGGAAATTGAAGCCAAGATTAAAGCCATTGAAAAATGGGATGGTAAACTTCCCAATGTTACCGGTGGTGCAGTCCCTTTTATTGACGTCAATAACGGTTAATAAAAGTTTCAATCAAAGACTTGCAACCTTCGAGCCCTGCCATCGACCCTTTATGATCTTCAAGCCTGCAAGGGTGCAGGCTTTTTTCTATGGCTAAAGTCGATAGGAAAGGGTTTTTCGGGAGCAGGGATTGAAAGCAGTTTATTAGTCAAGATTATACATGCTAGTTAAGTTGGGAGACAATTAACTGAAAGTGGGTTTAATAAATGAATAGGAGAGTAGTATATTATTCATCTTTTATTTTACTGGGAATAGTACTTGGGGTAGTGATAGCTATCTCGGAAGATTATTTCGGATTAGAAATCAATTTGATACCGTTGTTACTGTATCTCTACGTAATTTTGGTGATTTGTGGTGTGGCATTCTATCTCTACATTGCTATCTATACGAAGAACATAAATTTAGTGGACAAATATGTTCAGCGGAAGAGGAAACATCCCTACTATGCCCTATTGCTTTCACTAATAGAAAAAGATTATCAAGAAGCAGAGATCCAATTGGCAAGGCTCAGCTCTTTCTACAAGCAAGCTAAAATCGCTCTCACGGCCACAGTGCAAATAGAAAAAAATCTCCTGAGAGAAGCCGAAGCAACCGCTCAAGAGATTAAAGACAGAAATATCCGGTATTATAACCTGGCTTTAATTGCTTTACTTAACAGGAAATTTGAGGAATTCGAGACTTATAAAGCCCAGATTAAGCATAAACATCTACAATATGCACTTGAAGCAGAAGCTGCCTATAGAGAACAAGATTATAAAAAGGCTGATGAGTTTGCCGAACTTGCCATTTCATCAACAGGCGGGCTCCAAAAATGGGTTTATGAAAAATCACTGGAGAAGCAGAAGAGTAATATTCATCGCCAATCTTATTTTTAAAATTTAATGACTAAGCACTCCGCTGCACCCGTGCCGCAGGACGGCTTTTCATAAATAGCGCCATCAGACCGGCGACAAGGGGCAGGACAAAGAGGGTGGAAATAGCCGCTTGAAGCCCCCAAAGATCGGCGATGCGGCCGATCAGAACCACCGCAAGGCCCCCGATTCCTCCGGCGAAGCCTAAAGTTAAACCTGCTGCCATGGCTTTATTATTGGGAATAACCTCTTGAGCCGCGACCACGGTCACAGAAAAGCTCGAGAGCAAAGAAGCCCCTGCTAAGGCCAGGAAGACAGTGCTTAAGGTTCCCTCTGTGTAGAGGAAGGCAAAGAACAAAGGTGTAGTCAGAAGGAGGGATCCTACGATTAAAGGCTTCCGGCCAAATCGATCGGAAATAAAACCGCCGATAATTCCACCCACCGCTCCAGAGGCAAGCATAATGGTTACCAGGTGGCTGGCCGCGATATTGGATAAATTCTGGGATTTAAAATACAAAGGTAGCATGGTGAGCATTCCTGTATAAGCTAAAGAACGTATGGCGATGACTCCGACGATAGCGCTTAGTTCCTTTGCAGCGGCTTTCAGAGAAACCACCAGAGCGGAAAACTCAGGAGGGTTTTCGGGAGAGACATTGACTCGGGGAGCAAAGAATAGGAGCAGCAAGGATACCATCACGCCGGGAATCACCATGTAGAGGGTTCCCTGTAACCCATGGGCTTCAAATAAGGGCACTAAGAGCAGAGGGCCAAGGGCAAAACCAAAATTACCAAAGGCAATGAACGCGGAAAGTAAAACCGCTTTATAATCTCCGCTGAGAATATTGACCATGGTAGAAGCCTGGGGATGAAAGGCCGCCGTACCAAGGCCGGCCAGAGTAGCTAAAGTAACCAGAAGGATATAATTCTCATGAACAACCCCTGTCAAGCTGAGCAATATGCCCATCCATAGGGTTCCTACATAGACAAACCAACGCTTGCCGCGGCGATCCAGATAATAGCCGATAAAGGGTTGAACCAAAGAGGAAGAAATGGTAAAGGAAGATACGAGAATCGCCGCTTGAGTAGCCGTGAAGCCGGGATATAAAATAATCAGAAAGGGAAGCATCTGGGGAAGAAAATTGCTGTAGAGATCATTGAGCATATGGGCTAGAGATAACACGCCGATTTTAGAGTATTGAACAGGCTGTTTTTGAATAGGTTGTTTTATTGTAATGGCCATAAAAATAACCCCTTTTTCATCAGTATCTAAACAAGATCTGATATTTTTTTATTTCGTAATTCCTCTTCCATATTCTTTTCCGCTGCAAGCATAACTTTTTTTATTGAGCATTCAGGGTTCGAGTTCAAGCAACAGTCAAACAAAGAGGATTTACCCTCTATGGCTTGGATAATATCCAAAAAG
Coding sequences within it:
- a CDS encoding [Fe-Fe] hydrogenase large subunit C-terminal domain-containing protein, producing the protein MSNLTYEEIFGRLVKASYQGKLQEEIDSLESSGDEHTKQYVQYALGKGDPDKVVFQIKSCNRGCSEEDHNCEASCLFNAVVRDMEGNVIIQDRNCTHCGECIETCSLDSLVDKKEFIPLVEILQSKEIPVFAMVAPAIIGQFGGDVAMGQLRAALKHLGFYGMIEVALFADVLSLKEALEFDKHVQTDKDFVLTSCCCPIWVGMVKRVYDTLVPHISPSVSPMVACGRSIKRLHPDAKTVFIGPCIAKKAEAKEPDIRDAVDAVLTFHELKQIFEATDIDPSEMEDIPSEHSSTSGRIYARTGGVSKSISDTLNRIRPDKPVKIKSIQANGVKECKALLNDIMNNEIKANFYEGMGCPGGCVGGPKAILNAEKGTEFVNKYGAEADAHTPADNQHVLELLKQLGIDSVEELLGGESAAIFQRDF
- a CDS encoding prohibitin family protein, producing MDSEKVVNMVPKMKMGKNFIAFGIVIVFLVILALDAFVIVNAGQRGIVLQLGAVRPVVLTEGLHFKIPFVQDVIPVEVRVQKSQSEQTAASKDLQIVTTTVAVNFHLDPNQVNKLYQNVGLSYGERIVDPAIGEAVKAITAQYTAEELISKRSEVSAKIKETLSSKLATYYAVLDEINITEFKFSQEFNNAIEQKQIAEQQALKANLDLQRIEIEAKQKVEQAKAEAESLRLQKQEVTPELVKLREIEAKIKAIEKWDGKLPNVTGGAVPFIDVNNG
- a CDS encoding MFS transporter, with translation MAITIKQPIQKQPVQYSKIGVLSLAHMLNDLYSNFLPQMLPFLIILYPGFTATQAAILVSSFTISSSLVQPFIGYYLDRRGKRWFVYVGTLWMGILLSLTGVVHENYILLVTLATLAGLGTAAFHPQASTMVNILSGDYKAVLLSAFIAFGNFGFALGPLLLVPLFEAHGLQGTLYMVIPGVMVSLLLLFFAPRVNVSPENPPEFSALVVSLKAAAKELSAIVGVIAIRSLAYTGMLTMLPLYFKSQNLSNIAASHLVTIMLASGAVGGIIGGFISDRFGRKPLIVGSLLLTTPLFFAFLYTEGTLSTVFLALAGASLLSSFSVTVVAAQEVIPNNKAMAAGLTLGFAGGIGGLAVVLIGRIADLWGLQAAISTLFVLPLVAGLMALFMKSRPAARVQRSA